A window from Deltaproteobacteria bacterium encodes these proteins:
- the lnt gene encoding apolipoprotein N-acyltransferase, translating to MNGPGRGVRGWEWLGALGGGLALGWSFVDYGAWWIPWVAVVPWIAIAETGPARRAFRLGWFGGAAGIACAFVWLIHAFQVFGGFALPTALALFVPPVAWMGLQVGVFMGLLSWLGPLPLGLAAPLTFSVVEFLFPTLFPWRIAHTQYRLVPLLQSGEVAGPYVLGFVIVWCNAGLVRFLRAREFAPLAAALGALVVLALAGGARVHHVEALREAAPAIRVGIVQGNIGVERKGDRAYFRRNLDEYRRLSWELADDAALLVWPETVAQRPLRVDERLPAPEDHPFVDTPRPLIFGGLAIAEGIGGRRLYNSAFLTEPGGPIIGRYDKRVLVPFGEYLPFASRFPWLRRMSPATGHFTSGDASTILTTGEVRVGPLICYEDVIPDPARQAVGRGANLLVNLTNDAWYGASAEPLQHQALALWRAVEVRRDFIRVTNTGLTAAIAATGAVVTELPTFVAEARSVEVRLLEQPTFYAARGDAFAWSLVACWLAVAWRRWLGA from the coding sequence ATGAACGGTCCCGGCCGCGGGGTACGCGGGTGGGAGTGGCTCGGAGCGCTTGGCGGCGGTCTCGCGCTCGGCTGGAGCTTCGTCGACTACGGGGCGTGGTGGATCCCGTGGGTCGCGGTGGTTCCATGGATCGCGATCGCGGAGACCGGGCCAGCAAGACGCGCCTTTCGACTCGGATGGTTCGGTGGAGCCGCCGGCATCGCCTGCGCCTTCGTGTGGTTGATCCACGCCTTCCAGGTGTTCGGGGGTTTCGCGCTGCCCACGGCGCTCGCGCTGTTCGTTCCGCCCGTCGCGTGGATGGGCTTGCAGGTCGGCGTCTTCATGGGGCTGCTCTCGTGGCTCGGTCCCCTCCCGCTCGGCCTCGCCGCACCGCTCACGTTTTCCGTCGTCGAGTTCCTTTTCCCGACGCTGTTTCCCTGGCGTATCGCTCACACCCAGTATCGTCTGGTGCCACTGCTCCAGAGCGGCGAGGTTGCGGGTCCGTACGTCCTCGGATTCGTGATCGTGTGGTGCAACGCCGGTCTGGTCCGGTTCCTTCGCGCTCGCGAGTTCGCGCCACTCGCGGCGGCCCTCGGGGCGCTCGTGGTGCTCGCGCTCGCGGGCGGCGCGCGCGTACACCACGTCGAGGCGTTGCGAGAGGCGGCCCCGGCGATTCGGGTCGGCATCGTTCAGGGAAACATCGGCGTCGAGCGCAAGGGGGACCGGGCGTACTTTCGGCGGAACCTCGACGAGTATCGGCGCTTGTCATGGGAGCTTGCCGACGACGCGGCGCTCCTCGTGTGGCCGGAAACGGTGGCGCAACGTCCCCTCCGCGTGGACGAGCGCCTGCCGGCTCCGGAGGATCATCCATTCGTGGATACTCCACGGCCGTTGATCTTCGGCGGGCTGGCGATCGCCGAAGGAATCGGCGGGCGGCGCCTCTACAACAGCGCGTTCCTGACCGAGCCGGGGGGTCCGATCATCGGACGCTACGACAAGCGGGTGCTCGTACCCTTCGGTGAGTACCTGCCGTTCGCGTCGCGCTTCCCCTGGCTTCGGCGCATGAGTCCCGCAACCGGTCACTTCACCTCCGGCGACGCTTCGACGATCCTTACGACGGGTGAGGTGCGGGTCGGACCCCTCATCTGCTACGAGGACGTGATTCCAGACCCCGCCCGGCAAGCGGTGGGACGCGGCGCCAACCTCCTCGTGAACCTCACGAACGACGCGTGGTACGGCGCGAGCGCGGAGCCGCTTCAGCACCAGGCGCTCGCGCTCTGGCGGGCCGTCGAGGTGCGGCGCGACTTCATTCGCGTGACGAATACGGGTCTCACCGCCGCGATTGCCGCGACCGGTGCCGTCGTGACGGAGCTTCCCACGTTCGTTGCGGAGGCGCGGAGCGTCGAGGTGCGGCTTCTCGAACAGCCGACCTTCTACGCCGCGAGGGGCGACGCCTTCGCGTGGTCGTTGGTGGCATGCTGGCTCGCTGTCGCGTGGCGACGATGGCTCGGCGCCTAG
- a CDS encoding inositol-3-phosphate synthase, with the protein MTKIRVGIVGVGNCASSLVQGVEYYRRAAADPGAEHPGLMHYDLGGYLPHDLEISCAFDIDRRKVGQPLHHAIFAKPNKAVDIWRDLPDSGVTVGMGPILDGVSEHMADYPDDETFLPSDASVVDVAKVLKATGTEVLISYLPVGSQQAAEHYANACLETGTSLINCMPVFLVSDPTWGERFTARGIPAVGDDIKSQVGATIVHRTLAKLFADRGIKLDRTYQLNTGGNTDFLNMLNRTRLGSKKVSKTEAVQAVMPQRLPAKDVHIGPSDYVPWQGDNKVCFLRMEGRAFGNIPMELELRLSVQDSPNSAGVAIDAIRCCRLARDRKVGGPLRSVSAYLMKHPPTQITDDLARDLVEKFISGDIEH; encoded by the coding sequence ATGACTAAGATTCGAGTAGGTATCGTCGGTGTTGGCAACTGCGCGAGCAGTCTCGTGCAAGGCGTGGAGTACTACCGCCGCGCCGCCGCCGATCCGGGCGCCGAACACCCGGGTCTGATGCACTACGACCTCGGCGGGTATCTGCCGCACGATCTCGAAATCTCGTGTGCCTTCGACATCGATCGCCGCAAGGTCGGGCAGCCCCTGCACCATGCGATCTTCGCGAAGCCGAACAAGGCGGTCGACATCTGGCGGGATCTCCCCGATTCCGGCGTCACGGTCGGCATGGGGCCGATACTCGACGGGGTCTCGGAGCACATGGCCGATTATCCCGACGATGAGACGTTTCTGCCGTCGGACGCCTCGGTCGTCGACGTCGCCAAGGTCCTGAAAGCGACCGGCACCGAAGTCCTGATCAGCTATCTTCCGGTCGGCAGCCAGCAGGCCGCCGAGCACTACGCCAACGCATGCCTCGAAACCGGCACCAGCCTGATCAACTGCATGCCGGTCTTTCTCGTATCGGATCCGACCTGGGGCGAGCGCTTCACGGCCCGAGGCATTCCGGCCGTCGGCGACGACATCAAGTCGCAGGTCGGCGCGACCATCGTCCATCGGACGCTCGCGAAGCTCTTCGCGGACCGCGGCATCAAGCTCGACCGCACCTACCAACTCAACACCGGCGGCAACACCGACTTCCTGAACATGCTGAACCGTACTCGCTTGGGATCGAAGAAGGTTTCCAAGACGGAGGCGGTCCAGGCGGTGATGCCGCAGCGCTTGCCCGCCAAGGACGTCCACATCGGCCCCAGCGACTACGTACCGTGGCAGGGAGACAACAAGGTCTGCTTCCTCCGCATGGAGGGCCGTGCGTTCGGCAACATCCCCATGGAATTGGAGTTGCGCCTCTCCGTGCAGGACAGCCCGAACTCGGCCGGCGTGGCGATCGACGCCATTCGCTGCTGCCGCCTCGCCCGAGACCGCAAGGTGGGCGGTCCTTTGCGCAGTGTTTCCGCGTACCTGATGAAGCACCCCCCGACCCAGATCACCGACGATCTCGCGCGCGATCTGGTCGAGAAGTTCATCAGCGGAGACATCGAGCACTGA
- a CDS encoding polyprenyl synthetase family protein, with protein sequence MIAEDLARVEQKMEQLMASREPLLSEVALHLIQGGGKRVRPAVALLVFKACGGRDVTDMIDVAIALELIHSATLLHDDIIDGGETRRGRPSAFLRYGLANTLVTGDFLFSKAFELCGRFEERIVRWAADACISLTEGEVMQGRFRRNPSTTMDDYLEIIARKTASLFSQGARVAAHLARVDERGADAMGLCGFNIGMAFQIIDDLLDVEGDARTGKPVGIDLRDGNPSLPLVLAAARDAEVRRVFTTPECSDTDVDAALKRVRDLGVLIEVRRLAEDYTVRARALLEELPYSSYRQALADIITEVEERRL encoded by the coding sequence TTGATCGCCGAAGACCTCGCGCGCGTCGAACAGAAGATGGAGCAGCTCATGGCTTCGCGCGAGCCGCTGCTCTCGGAAGTCGCCCTGCACTTGATCCAGGGGGGCGGAAAGCGGGTGCGGCCTGCAGTCGCCCTGCTCGTCTTCAAGGCGTGCGGCGGACGCGACGTTACCGACATGATCGACGTGGCGATCGCCCTCGAACTCATCCATTCGGCGACACTGTTGCACGACGACATCATCGACGGTGGCGAGACGCGCCGCGGCCGCCCCTCCGCCTTCCTCCGATACGGTCTCGCCAACACCCTCGTGACGGGCGATTTTCTCTTCAGCAAGGCCTTCGAGCTCTGCGGTCGTTTCGAGGAGCGCATCGTACGTTGGGCGGCCGATGCCTGTATCAGTCTCACCGAGGGTGAGGTGATGCAGGGTCGCTTCCGACGCAATCCGTCGACCACGATGGACGACTATCTCGAGATCATTGCCCGCAAGACCGCGTCTCTCTTCTCGCAGGGTGCGCGCGTGGCTGCGCATCTCGCGCGCGTCGACGAGCGCGGCGCGGACGCGATGGGTCTGTGCGGCTTCAACATCGGAATGGCATTCCAGATCATCGACGATCTCCTCGACGTCGAAGGCGATGCGCGGACGGGGAAGCCGGTGGGGATCGACCTGCGTGACGGCAATCCGTCGTTGCCGCTCGTGCTGGCTGCCGCACGGGACGCGGAGGTCCGACGAGTATTCACGACCCCCGAGTGCTCCGACACGGACGTCGACGCGGCCCTCAAGCGCGTGCGCGATCTCGGAGTCCTGATCGAGGTCCGCCGACTCGCGGAGGACTATACGGTCCGGGCGCGTGCCCTGCTCGAAGAGCTGCCCTATTCGTCCTATCGACAAGCGCTCGCGGACATCATCACCGAGGTCGAAGAGCGCAGGCTCTGA
- a CDS encoding 3D domain-containing protein — protein MNTSTMRLALCAAALVIGAVGLNTSVFLVSGDAEHAVSVAEASIPPQVGSARFPRPGTLRIGPSDLVGRLHGSGAVSAHDAVHATAHVIPADLPEPPLGRFKLTAYSGPQLGQALPITATGTTARAGRTVAVDPAVIPLGSRIYIEGVGERVAEDVGGGVKGNHIDVYLGTVPQAFDFGVRRGRVSLVETPKSRLARRLSAGRS, from the coding sequence ATGAACACCAGCACCATGAGGCTCGCCCTCTGTGCCGCAGCGCTCGTAATCGGAGCCGTCGGCCTCAACACCTCAGTTTTTCTTGTTTCCGGAGACGCGGAACATGCGGTCTCGGTGGCGGAAGCATCGATCCCGCCACAGGTGGGTTCAGCTCGATTCCCGCGACCCGGGACCCTCCGGATCGGACCGAGCGACCTCGTAGGGCGGCTCCATGGCTCCGGAGCGGTCTCGGCGCACGACGCCGTCCATGCGACAGCACACGTCATCCCCGCGGACCTTCCCGAGCCTCCTCTCGGGCGCTTCAAGCTGACGGCCTACTCGGGACCGCAGCTCGGGCAGGCGCTGCCCATCACGGCGACGGGGACCACGGCCCGCGCCGGCCGTACGGTCGCCGTGGATCCCGCGGTGATCCCCCTCGGCTCGCGCATCTACATCGAAGGGGTGGGCGAACGCGTGGCGGAAGACGTCGGGGGCGGCGTGAAAGGGAACCACATCGACGTCTATCTCGGGACCGTGCCGCAAGCCTTCGACTTCGGAGTACGTCGCGGCCGCGTGAGCCTCGTCGAGACGCCGAAGTCGCGACTCGCGCGACGCCTGTCCGCTGGACGGAGCTGA
- a CDS encoding CDP-alcohol phosphatidyltransferase family protein — translation MCHPWLAAGVSGFLAIVIVREVVPVLRASATSDAWPQSGLLGIELRRWFRNRTRPLADVALAGGLTANGVTLLQLVPSLGCALAYARGWLFTAGWLLIASGTLDVLDGEMARRDGRNGSHGAFIDSMVDRYGEAIVFAGLVALYRKEWMLWLVLSAWVGGFLVSYVRARAESLGVECREGLLQRPERYVILGGASMVDSLVRHFTCDPAGGHSLLTAGIGLLAVLANVTAAQRIHGTWQRLA, via the coding sequence ATGTGCCATCCCTGGCTCGCCGCGGGCGTCTCCGGATTCCTGGCGATCGTCATCGTTCGGGAGGTCGTGCCGGTTCTCCGTGCGTCGGCGACGAGCGACGCCTGGCCGCAATCGGGGCTTCTCGGCATTGAGCTTCGGCGTTGGTTCCGGAATCGCACCAGGCCACTCGCCGATGTCGCGCTGGCCGGAGGACTGACCGCGAACGGGGTGACCCTCCTTCAACTCGTACCGAGCCTGGGATGCGCCCTGGCCTACGCTCGAGGTTGGCTGTTCACGGCCGGCTGGCTGCTGATCGCATCGGGCACACTCGACGTTCTCGACGGAGAGATGGCGCGGCGCGACGGGCGCAACGGATCGCACGGGGCATTCATCGACTCGATGGTGGACCGTTACGGCGAGGCGATCGTCTTCGCGGGCCTCGTGGCGCTCTACCGGAAGGAATGGATGTTGTGGCTGGTACTGTCGGCGTGGGTTGGAGGATTTCTCGTGAGCTACGTACGGGCCCGCGCTGAGAGCCTCGGGGTGGAATGCCGCGAGGGACTGCTGCAACGTCCGGAGCGATACGTCATTTTGGGAGGAGCCTCGATGGTCGACTCGCTCGTGCGGCACTTCACTTGCGATCCGGCGGGAGGTCACAGTCTCCTGACAGCCGGTATCGGTCTCCTCGCGGTACTCGCCAACGTCACGGCGGCGCAGCGCATCCACGGGACGTGGCAGCGGCTCGCATGA
- a CDS encoding YfhL family 4Fe-4S dicluster ferredoxin, which produces MSTKITEECINCGACEPECPNTAIYEGGAPWENNGEKHPAIAADIYYIVPEKCTECVGFFDQEQCAAVCPVDCCVPNPDDPETEEQLIVKARVIHPDQTFDVGCPSRFRKK; this is translated from the coding sequence ATGTCCACGAAGATCACGGAAGAATGCATCAACTGCGGCGCTTGCGAGCCCGAGTGCCCCAATACGGCGATCTACGAAGGCGGCGCCCCGTGGGAAAACAACGGCGAAAAACATCCCGCGATCGCAGCCGACATTTACTACATCGTTCCCGAGAAGTGCACCGAGTGCGTGGGCTTCTTCGATCAGGAGCAATGCGCCGCGGTGTGCCCCGTTGATTGCTGCGTTCCGAATCCCGACGATCCCGAAACCGAGGAGCAGCTCATCGTGAAGGCGCGCGTGATCCATCCCGATCAGACCTTCGACGTGGGATGCCCGTCACGTTTTCGTAAGAAGTAG
- a CDS encoding AAA family ATPase has translation MYEAFYGLSEPPFRLTPDPHYLYLSTHHREALGHLLFGIREGTGFIAVTGDIGTGKTTLLRALLRDLEANTIVGYIFNPALSDLELLQTINSEFSIPASSSSKKELVDELNPFLVAQKLAGKRVVVIVDEAQNLPPATLEQLRLLSNLETETTKLLQIVLVGQPELKLLLGRPELAQLNQRITVRWHLEPLDRAETARYIAHRLRIAGGPSTADIFSPGAVRLVYRYSGGVPRLINIAAHRALLAGYTREQRVISAALMRHVIAELRTDDAGPGARRHRSLRVALAAGVALAAGLGAAVALLRPAGDMWMADAVATTPTVTPTAAPPPATSTPLPAPSESETPVASATPAIEVTPEQGSAPAAIPSEPTSEPESPAAEVETGAAPASVTDGPMAFWAALAAVDHHATAVAATTSLLAAWGVDPLRPEERSGARLDLQAIATRRGLRYLPTSGTLSRLAMMNLPAILEFSLPDSGQRRFALLGGVAGPNVIVRFGDMGTMLSAPDLDRVWLGDAHVFWRDFEGFSSRLVPGSRGPEVRRLQQLLARVGVYPDAPSLTYDAGTSEAVARFQRSHRLAPDGIVGPLTKIVLYGALADYRHPRLSGGT, from the coding sequence ATGTACGAAGCTTTCTACGGCCTGAGCGAGCCCCCGTTTCGACTCACGCCCGACCCGCACTATCTGTACCTCAGCACGCACCATCGTGAGGCGCTCGGTCATCTGTTGTTCGGGATCCGCGAGGGGACGGGATTCATCGCCGTTACGGGGGACATCGGGACGGGGAAGACGACGCTGCTGCGTGCGCTCCTTCGGGATCTCGAAGCGAACACGATCGTCGGCTACATTTTCAATCCGGCGCTCTCGGATCTCGAGCTTCTGCAGACCATCAACAGCGAGTTCTCGATCCCCGCGTCATCCAGCAGTAAGAAGGAACTCGTCGACGAGCTCAACCCGTTCTTGGTGGCGCAGAAGCTCGCCGGGAAGCGCGTGGTCGTCATCGTCGACGAGGCGCAAAACCTTCCGCCCGCCACGCTCGAGCAGCTGCGGCTGCTGTCCAACCTCGAGACGGAGACGACGAAGCTCTTGCAGATCGTCCTGGTCGGCCAGCCCGAGCTGAAGCTGCTACTCGGGCGTCCCGAGCTCGCACAACTCAACCAACGCATCACGGTGCGGTGGCATTTGGAGCCCCTCGATCGGGCGGAGACGGCGCGCTACATCGCGCATCGCCTCCGGATCGCCGGGGGGCCATCGACGGCGGACATCTTCTCGCCTGGCGCGGTGCGCCTCGTCTATCGATATTCCGGCGGCGTGCCGCGGCTCATCAACATCGCCGCGCATCGCGCGCTGCTGGCCGGCTACACGCGGGAACAGCGCGTGATCAGCGCCGCGCTGATGCGACACGTTATCGCCGAGTTGCGCACCGACGACGCCGGGCCCGGCGCGCGGCGTCATCGGTCGTTGCGTGTGGCCCTTGCGGCCGGCGTCGCGCTGGCCGCTGGTCTGGGGGCGGCAGTGGCGCTGTTGCGGCCCGCGGGCGACATGTGGATGGCGGATGCCGTCGCGACGACGCCGACCGTGACGCCGACCGCCGCGCCCCCGCCGGCGACCTCGACTCCACTTCCCGCTCCTTCCGAGAGCGAGACCCCCGTGGCGTCTGCGACCCCAGCCATCGAGGTCACCCCCGAGCAGGGATCGGCGCCTGCGGCGATCCCGTCGGAGCCTACGAGTGAACCGGAGTCTCCGGCTGCCGAGGTCGAGACGGGAGCGGCCCCCGCGTCGGTGACCGACGGACCGATGGCCTTCTGGGCGGCCTTGGCAGCGGTCGATCATCACGCGACCGCGGTGGCGGCCACGACGAGCCTCCTCGCCGCGTGGGGGGTCGACCCGCTTCGTCCGGAGGAGCGCTCCGGCGCGCGGCTCGATCTGCAAGCGATCGCGACGCGCCGGGGTCTCCGGTATCTCCCGACCAGCGGGACCCTGTCGCGGCTCGCGATGATGAACCTGCCGGCGATCTTGGAGTTCTCGCTCCCGGACAGCGGGCAGCGTCGTTTCGCGTTGCTGGGTGGTGTAGCCGGTCCCAACGTCATCGTACGGTTCGGCGACATGGGGACGATGTTGAGCGCTCCGGACCTCGATCGCGTATGGCTCGGCGATGCGCACGTCTTCTGGCGGGACTTCGAAGGCTTTTCCTCGCGCCTGGTGCCTGGCAGTCGTGGACCGGAGGTTCGCCGGCTCCAGCAGCTCCTCGCGCGGGTGGGTGTCTATCCGGACGCGCCGTCTCTGACGTACGATGCCGGTACGAGTGAAGCCGTTGCCCGCTTCCAGCGTTCGCACCGCCTTGCCCCCGATGGTATCGTGGGTCCTT
- a CDS encoding Mrp/NBP35 family ATP-binding protein: protein MASLDDVRTALSRVIHPGFSHDIVSLGVVRDVSLRDGHVTVTLDAPSRKRAVVEALHDAIATELRRIVGVAEVTIIPATSAEAIREQPQGPRALEPLPGVAHIVAVASGKGGVGKSTVAVNLALALSGRGLRVGLLDADVHGPSAPLMTGTTDARPQMVEGKKIVPIRRNGIAIVSMGFFVDDRSPVIWRGPMVMSIVRQFLKDVLWGDLDVLVVDLPPGTGDAQLTLLQEVPIAGGVIVTTPQDVALQDVRRGISMFATVQTPVLGIVENMSGYVCPHCNEHDPIFATEGGVREAESLGVPLLGRLALVTELRAAMDRGTPLVVAQPDHPVAMTFRELAGRIATALRLVHDEPL, encoded by the coding sequence GTGGCCTCGCTCGACGACGTACGCACGGCATTGAGCCGCGTGATCCACCCCGGCTTCTCGCACGACATCGTATCGCTGGGAGTCGTGCGCGACGTCTCGCTCCGCGACGGCCACGTGACCGTGACGCTCGATGCTCCCTCGCGAAAGCGCGCGGTCGTGGAAGCGCTCCACGACGCGATCGCGACCGAGCTGCGCCGGATCGTCGGAGTCGCGGAAGTCACGATCATACCCGCGACATCCGCCGAGGCGATCCGCGAACAGCCCCAAGGCCCGCGAGCGCTCGAGCCCCTCCCGGGCGTCGCGCACATCGTGGCCGTCGCAAGCGGCAAGGGCGGGGTCGGAAAGTCGACGGTGGCGGTGAACCTTGCGCTCGCGCTGTCGGGACGCGGGCTGCGCGTCGGGCTACTCGACGCGGACGTCCACGGGCCGAGTGCGCCCCTCATGACCGGAACGACCGACGCGCGACCGCAGATGGTCGAGGGCAAGAAGATCGTTCCCATCCGACGCAACGGCATCGCGATCGTGTCGATGGGATTCTTCGTCGACGATCGCTCGCCCGTCATCTGGCGCGGGCCGATGGTCATGAGCATCGTCCGGCAGTTCTTGAAGGATGTCCTGTGGGGCGATCTCGACGTGCTGGTCGTCGACCTGCCGCCCGGCACCGGCGACGCGCAGCTCACCCTCCTGCAGGAAGTGCCGATCGCAGGCGGCGTCATCGTGACAACGCCCCAGGACGTCGCGCTGCAGGACGTCCGGCGTGGCATCAGCATGTTCGCGACGGTCCAGACTCCGGTCCTGGGGATCGTCGAGAACATGAGCGGATACGTCTGCCCGCACTGCAACGAGCACGATCCAATTTTTGCGACGGAGGGCGGAGTGCGAGAGGCCGAATCTCTCGGAGTGCCATTGCTCGGTCGTCTTGCGTTGGTCACCGAGTTGCGGGCCGCCATGGATCGCGGCACACCCCTCGTCGTCGCGCAGCCGGACCATCCGGTCGCGATGACTTTTCGCGAGCTCGCCGGACGCATCGCGACGGCGCTCCGACTAGTTCACGACGAACCGCTCTGA
- the moaA gene encoding GTP 3',8-cyclase MoaA produces MPRDRFHRQIDYLRISLVDHCNLRCVYCMPMDARRSASGSPWLTASEIETVARAAVGVGFRKFRLTGGEPTLRADLVEIVERIARIDGVRDLALTTNGVLLPRVAPALARAGLRRVNVHLDTLDRERLAKIMRLGTLEEIWAGIEAAERAGLLPIKLNAVVTRGFNDEDVVSLAALTRDRAWHVRFIELMPLGGGEPAEVSRSGFVPSAETEARIVAELGPLIALESEDPSDESRNTRLAGALGTIGFISPVSRPYCGTCNRMRLTAEGKFHLCLLNDDELDVRRALAQGGVSAVADVLLRAVGAKPTGHRLHENETVARREMFQLGG; encoded by the coding sequence TTGCCACGTGATCGATTCCATCGCCAGATCGACTACCTACGTATTTCTCTGGTCGATCACTGCAATCTCCGCTGCGTGTATTGCATGCCCATGGACGCGCGGCGATCGGCCTCCGGCTCCCCGTGGTTGACCGCGAGCGAGATCGAGACCGTCGCACGGGCCGCCGTCGGAGTCGGGTTCCGCAAGTTCCGTCTCACGGGGGGCGAGCCGACGTTGCGCGCGGATCTCGTGGAGATCGTGGAGCGCATCGCGCGCATCGACGGAGTCCGGGATCTCGCGCTCACGACCAACGGCGTCCTCTTGCCGCGGGTGGCGCCGGCGCTCGCACGGGCGGGCTTGCGCCGCGTCAATGTGCATCTCGATACCCTCGACCGGGAGCGTCTCGCCAAGATCATGCGTCTCGGTACGCTCGAGGAGATCTGGGCAGGAATCGAGGCGGCAGAGCGCGCGGGACTCCTGCCAATCAAGTTGAACGCCGTCGTGACGCGGGGGTTCAACGACGAGGACGTCGTGAGCCTCGCAGCCTTGACGCGGGACCGGGCGTGGCACGTGCGATTCATCGAGTTGATGCCGCTCGGGGGCGGTGAGCCCGCGGAGGTGTCACGATCGGGCTTCGTGCCGAGCGCCGAGACGGAGGCGAGGATCGTAGCGGAGCTCGGTCCGTTGATCGCGCTCGAATCTGAGGATCCCTCCGACGAATCGCGCAACACGCGGCTCGCGGGCGCGCTCGGCACGATCGGATTCATCAGTCCCGTCAGTCGACCGTACTGCGGGACCTGCAATCGCATGCGCTTGACGGCGGAGGGCAAGTTCCACCTCTGCCTGTTGAACGACGACGAGCTCGACGTGCGACGTGCGCTCGCGCAGGGCGGCGTGTCCGCGGTGGCGGACGTGCTGCTGCGAGCCGTCGGCGCGAAGCCAACGGGACACCGACTGCATGAGAACGAAACCGTTGCGCGCCGCGAGATGTTCCAGCTCGGCGGCTGA
- a CDS encoding outer membrane lipoprotein-sorting protein, translating into MARAWAVMLCLAMAGSAAAEPEPTDIARRTFDVDKVVDSRAEITMALLSQSGARRERSTITLSKLLPNGIDRQRLIRFTAPAEVKGTATLLVEHAAGDDDIWIYLPALRKVRRLVANNKKDSFVGTDFSYGDIIGHRVEGWAYRLAGRESVAGAETYVLEATPRSDAIRDTSGYAKRKLWVRTDNYVTVKAAYWDTAGALLKEFEASDVREIDPKNAKWQAFHLTMHNRQTGHRTDLVFTKLEVGVGLRDEEFSERYLDKEL; encoded by the coding sequence GTGGCGCGCGCGTGGGCCGTCATGCTGTGTCTCGCCATGGCGGGGTCCGCCGCCGCGGAGCCCGAGCCGACCGACATCGCGCGGCGCACCTTCGACGTCGACAAAGTCGTCGATAGTCGCGCCGAGATCACCATGGCGCTGCTGAGCCAGAGTGGCGCCCGACGAGAGCGGTCGACGATCACTCTCTCGAAGCTCCTGCCGAACGGGATCGACCGCCAACGCCTCATCCGCTTCACGGCACCCGCGGAGGTGAAGGGCACCGCCACCCTCCTGGTGGAGCACGCCGCCGGGGACGACGACATCTGGATCTACCTACCGGCGCTCCGCAAAGTGCGGCGGCTGGTCGCCAACAACAAGAAGGATAGCTTCGTCGGCACCGATTTTTCGTACGGCGACATCATCGGGCACCGAGTCGAGGGGTGGGCGTATCGGCTCGCGGGCCGCGAAAGCGTCGCTGGCGCCGAGACCTACGTCCTCGAGGCTACGCCGCGATCCGACGCCATCCGCGACACGAGCGGATACGCCAAGCGCAAGCTCTGGGTCCGCACCGACAACTACGTCACCGTCAAAGCCGCGTACTGGGACACTGCTGGCGCCCTATTGAAGGAGTTCGAGGCAAGCGACGTACGTGAGATCGATCCGAAAAATGCCAAATGGCAGGCGTTTCACCTGACGATGCACAATCGACAGACCGGACATCGCACGGATTTGGTCTTCACCAAGCTCGAGGTCGGCGTCGGATTACGGGACGAGGAGTTCAGCGAGCGCTACCTCGACAAGGAGCTCTGA